The Pleuronectes platessa chromosome 11, fPlePla1.1, whole genome shotgun sequence genome includes a window with the following:
- the khdrbs1a gene encoding KH domain-containing, RNA-binding, signal transduction-associated protein 1a, translating into MNPADANNCNTESAIESIPAPKKAKMEDTKYLPELLAEKDSLDSSFTHAMKLISAEIERIQKGETKKEPEKETYLDLFATKNLKLKERVLIPTKQYPRVNFVGKLLGPQGSTIKRLQEDTGAKISVLGKGSMRDKNKEEELRKGGEAKYAHLSMELHVFIEVMAPIPEAYMRMAHAMEEVKKFLIPEPGEHEQYMDPHFLNGSQDGSGRGRGGHPGRGRGGPPGAGPRGRGMPRGGPRGAMRGGAPRGGLGRGNAPRGAPSGRGGPPSAPNRGGSAPRSRPPAAGAQRMLPSAGMSHQQHQVPSSGAQPKADGYEDYPQYDDSYAEQSYEGYDNYYNQQSAPADTEYFDYGHGEAQEPAYEPYAQEDWDNSWSNAGAGGKVPQSRQSKGSYREHPYGRY; encoded by the exons ATGAACCCTGCGGATGCTAACAACTGCAACACCGAGTCCGCCATAGAGTCCATCCCAGCGCCGAAGAAAGCCAAAATGGAAGACACCAAGTACCTGCCGGAGCTCCTGGCTGAGAAGGACAGCCTGGATTCCTCGTTCACTCACGCCATGAAGCTCATTTCTGCAG AAATTGAGAGGATCCAGAAGGGTGAAACCAAGAAGGAGCCAGAGAAGGAAACCTACCTGGACCTGTTTGCAACCAAGAATCTCAAGCTCAAGGAGCGAGTGCTCATTCCCACCAAGCAGTACCCCAGG GTGAACTTCGTTGGTAAGCTTTTGGGACCTCAGGGTAGCACAATCAAGAGGCTCCAGGAGGATACTGGTGCCAAGATATCAGTCCTGGGTAAAGGTTCCATGAGAGACAAGAATAAG gaggaggagctgaggaaggGTGGTGAGGCTAAATATGCCCATCTGAGCATGGAGCTGCATGTGTTCATTGAGGTGATGGCCCCCATCCCAGAGGCCTATATGCGCATGGCTCATGCCATGGAGGAGGTCAAGAAGTTCCTTATTCCT GAGCCTGGTGAGCATGAACAGTATATGGATCCACACTTCCTAAACGGATCCCAGGATGGATCAGGCAGGGGGCGAGGTGGTCATCCTGGAAGGGGCAGAGGTGGACCCCCCGGTGCGGGACCAAG GGGCCGTGGAATGCCACGTGGGGGCCCTCGAGGAGCGATGCGTGGTGGAGCTCCACGGGGAGGACTGGGACGGGGCAACGCTCCTAGGGGTGCACCTTCTGGTAGGGGGGGTCCACCTTCTGCTCCTAACAGAGGAGGCTCCGCTCCCCGCTCTAGGCCACCTGCAGCTGGGGCACAAAGAATGCTCCCATCAGCTGGCATGTCCCACCAGCAACATCAAGTTCCCTCTTCGGGAGCACAACCCAAAGCTGACGGCTATGAGGACTAT CCTCAGTACGACGACTCCTACGCAGAACAATCATATGAAGGATATGATAATTATTACAATCAACAGTCTGCTCCCGC CGATACTGAATATTTTGACTATGGACACGGGGAGGCCCAGGAACCAGCCTACGAGCCCTATG CTCAAGAAGATTGGGACAACTCGTGGTCGAACGCCGGGGCTGGAGGCAAAGTCCCCCAATCCAGGCAGTCGAAGGGATCATATAGAGAGCACCCATATGGAAGATACTGA